A window of Microbispora hainanensis genomic DNA:
CGCCGCGCGACTCCGCCACGGGAGTCGCCGTAGACGACGAGGCGCTCGACATCCTGCGGGAGAAGCTCGCCAAGGCGTCGGGGGAGTCCGTCGAGCGCATCGCCGACCTGGCCACGGTGGCCGTCCCCGGCGAGATCGACGACGACATGGCGATCCTCGTCGTCCGCTCCGCGGGCACCGAGCTGCAGTCCCAGGAGCGCACGTTCCCGGCCCAGCCGATCATGGTGAGCGAGGCCCGGCGGATGGCGTCCGAGGCGTTCGCCGGATGGCAGGTGCCCGAGGAACGCGCGGAGCTGGCCTGCCTGCTCGTCTCCGAGGTCGTGACCAACGTGGTGCTGCACGCCGCCAGCGCCAGCGTGCCGCGCCGCGAGCTGGTGCTCGACGGGCCGCCGCTGCCGTTCGACGAGTCGTGGGACGTGCCGGGCTTCGAAGAGGAGATCGCCGGCGACAAGGAGTTCACCCTGCGGCTGCGCCGGGGCGCGGAGTCCGTCTGGGTCGAGGTCTTCGACCAGGACCTGCGCCTGCCCCGCATCCGCAGCGCGGGGGAGAACGACGAGGGCGGCCGCGGTCTCTATCTCGTCGACCAGCTCGCGCGCCGCTGGGGCTCCCGTCCCACCCGCGAGGGCAAGGCGGTCTGGTTCGAGATCCCCATCGGCGGCCGTTAGACGGCGAAGACCGTCAGATGGTGAAGGCCGTAAGCGGGTGAAGGCCGTAGGACGCTGAAGCGCCCCCCGGTGCGGGGGCGCTTCAGGTCGGTGCCTCTGGCTTCAGGTCAGTGCTTCTGGTCGAGGCAGCTGTAGCCGTCCGGGCGCTCGGGTTCGAGCGTCACCTGCCGCAGCACGGTCGCCTCCATGGAGATGCGGAAGGTCTCCTGGTGCGCGCAGTCGTACAGCGCATACGTGCCCTCGCGTTCGCCGAGCAGCAGCACCTGCGCACCGTCGCGCAGCACCTTGCCGCTCTCGCGGTCGTTCAGCACCACCCACTGGTCCTGGAAGCCCACCATCGACAGCAGCATGCTGGCGGGCTGCCCCTTCTCGGCGACGGCGATCGCGTCGCTCTCCATCTGCCCCATCAACGCGAAGCCCAGCCCGATGCCGGTGAACGCCGCCACCACGATCTTCATGCCCGCGCGGCCGGACGGACGCCGCCGCAGCAGCCGGAACGGCACGAGGAAGGCCAGGGCGCCGATCAGCACCGAGGTGATCACGACGCCGGCCATGGACACGCCCTCGCCCAGCCCGAGGTAGCCGAGGAAGCCCCAGTAGGTCGCCCCGCACCACAGCGCGCCGACGATCGCGGCGGCCCACGGGCGCTCCCTGATGGCCTGGATCAGGCGGAACAGGTAACCGAGGGTCACCTTGTCGAGCAGCCACACGACGGCTACGACGACGCCCATGAGCAGGGCGCCGGCGATGACGAGCAGGACCAGCGACCCGACCAGGCGGCCGAACATGGTGGCCTGGTCGATGCCCGCCTGCTCGGGGCTGATGTTGAAGATGCCGTAGACCTGCTGGATGCCGAGGTAGAGCAGCGCGTAGAGGGCGACGCCGACGGGCACCACGACCGATCCGCCGCGCTCCAGCAGATCGACGACGCTGGCCTTCGCGTCCGGCTCCGGCAGGTCGGAGACGGCGCCGGTGATTTCCTCCGGCTTAGTGATAGTCATCTGTCGGTTTCATTCCATTTTCAACTATTGTGACGAAACATGATTGCAGGTGCAGAAGACCAATGCGTTAACTGACGCCGACGGACGCGACGCGCCGCACGCTTCTTTCCGGTCGTTCCGGGTGCTTCACTCGGACACATGGAGCTCGCCCACGACCGCCGCGGCAGCGGCCCACCGCTGGTCCTCCTGCACGGCATCGGCCATCACCGGCACGGCTGGCTGCCGGTCCTCGACCTGCTCGCCGAGCGGCACGACGTCATCGCGGTGGACCTGCCCGGCTTCGGGGACTCTCCGCCGCTGCCGTACGGCACGCCGTACAACGCGGAGACGCTGGGGCGGGCGGTGCGCGAGTTCTGGACCGGCCTCGGCCTGAGCCGGCCGCACGTCGCGGGCAACTCGCTCGGCGGCTACATCGCGCTCGACCTGGCGTCGTCCGCCGACGTCCGCACGGCCGTCGCGCTGTCTCCCATCGGGTTCTGGTCCCGGTCCGAGCACATGTACGCGCGGGCGGTGCTGCGCCTGCTGCGGCTGGCGACGCGGGCGGGCGAGCTGCCCGCGCTCGCGGCCGGCACGGCCGAGGGCAGGGCGCTGGCCATGAGCCTGCTCGTGGCCCACCCGGAGCGGCTGTCGCGCGAGGCCGTGGTCGCGGCGGCCGAGGCGATGCGCGAGTGCGCGGGGTTCGAGGAGACGCTGGAGTCGATGGCGTGGGTCGCGCCGCCCGCGCCGCCCCAGGTGCCGGTCACGATCGCCTGGGGCGACCGCGACCGGCTGCTGCCGCGCCGTCAGGCCGTACGGGCGGCACGGTGGGCGGGGCAGCGGGCGCTGCTGCTGCGCGGCTGCGGTCACCTGCCGATGAGCGACGACCCGGAACTGGTCGCGCGGGTGATCTTCGAAGGCTGCGCTCGCGAGGACTCCCGCTGAGCCTTCCCGGGCGGCTTGTGCCGCTCATGCCGCTTGTGCCGACGGGCACGCGGGGGCGGGGAAACCCGCGCATACTGATCAGTGTGGACACCGGACTCATCCTTCTGGTCTTCCTGGCGTTCCTGTTCGCGTGGCTGCTGAACAAGGTGCGCAGGTTCTTCCGGCTGGGCCCGGTGGCCTACGGAGGCGTGATGGTCGTGTTCGTGGTGGCCATGCTGCTCATCTGGGGACAGCAGCACGGCTGATCCGGGGCCTTGCCGATCCGGGGCCCTTTCAGAAGCCGAAGGACCGGCCGATGATCTCCTTCATGATCTCGGTGGTGCCGCCGTAGATCGTCTGCACGCGGCTGTCCAGCCAGGCCTTCGCCACCGGATACTCCAGCATGTAGCCGTAGCCGCCGTGGAGCTGGACGCACCGGTCGATGACCTTGTTCTGCAGCTCGGTCGTCCACCACTTGGCCTTCGCGGCGTCGACGGCCGTGAGCTCCTTGGCGTTGAGCGCCCGGATGCACTTGTCCACGTAGTGGCGGGCGATCTCCACCTCGGTGGACAGCTCGGCCAGCAGGAACCGGGTGTTCTGGAACTTGCCGATGCTGCGGCCGAAGGCCGTACGGTTGCGGCAGTATTCGATCGTCTGCTCCAGCACCGTCTCCGCCGCGGCCACGGCCGCCACCGCGATCGACAGCCGCTCCTGCGGCAGGTTGTTCATGAGCTGGAAGAAGCCCTGGCCCTCCTCGCCGCCCAGGAGGTTGGTCACCGGCACCCGGACGTTCTCGAAGAACAGCTCGGCGGTGTCCTGTGCGTGCATGCCGACCTTCTCCAGGTTGCGGCCGCGGGTGAAGCCCTCCATGCCGCGCTCCACCACCAGGAGCGAGGTGCCCCGCGCGCCCGCCGAGGGGTCGGTCTTGGTCACGACCACGACGAGATCGGAGTTGATGCCGTTGGTGATGAAGGTCTTCTGACCGTTCACCACGTAGTGGTCGCCCTCGCGTACGGCGGTGGTGCGGATGCCCTGCAGGTCGCTGCCGGCCCCCGGCTCGGTCATCCCGATCGCCGTGATCAGCTCGCCGGACGCGAAGCCGGGCAGCCACCGCTGCTTCTGCTCGTCGTTGGTCAGATCGACCATGTACGGCGCCATGATGTCGTTGTGCAGGCCGAATCCCAGGCCGGTGGCGCCGACGCGGATGATCTCCTCGACGATCACTGCGTTGTAGCGAAAGTCGGTGATGCCCGAACCGCCGTACTCCTCCGGTACAGAGAAGCCGAACATGCCCAGCTCGCCCGCCTTCTTCCACACGTCGCGGGGGACGATGCCGTCCTTCTCCCACTGCGCGTGGTGGGGGACGACCTCGCGGGCCATGAACTCACGGACGGTCTCGCGGAAGAGGTCGTGCTCCTCGTCGAAGAGGTCTCGCCGCATCGGGTAAGCCTTCCGGTCCCAGGGTCTGTTGGCCGCACCAGAATACGATTCTGGTCCTCCCTGGTCGATCGGGATCAGCTTGTACGGAGGGTCACAACTCCGAAACCATCGTCATAACGACCCCTTTGGCCCGCTTCGGTTGCCTCTAAGATCTACCTTCGGTTTGCTATAGGCCCGCCAGGGCGGTCCTGTGATCGGAGTATGCGGTGATTCGGTGGAAAGCTGGTCTCCCTAGGACCATGGCCGCTCTAGCCCTCGGCCTGGCCGGTACGGCGTTCGTCGTCGGTCCCTCGATGACGGCGCAGGCGGAGACCGCGCAAATCGATATGGACTATCGATGCACCCGGGGAGTCGCCGGCTCCACGCCTGTGAATCTGAAAGTGACGCTCGCTCTGCAGACGGCACTGAAGGTCAGAGAGCCGTTGGATGTCAGATGGGGGCTCGCCTACAAGGACAGCCTGAACACCTTCCTGTCGCCTGGGCTGTTTCCGGCAGGTGCTCGAGTCACGGCCACTGGCGTGGTCGGCGTCCTTGGCGAGATGTGGGAGGGCGAGCTCAACTCGATCGGCTCGAAGGACGAAGGGGAACTCGATAGCGGCGGTGCTCTCGGGTTGCCCGAACTGGTGTCCGGCTCTGTGGGTACGACCGAGCCGGGCGTCTGGGAGATCGAGCCGCGTAACCTCTACATTGACTTCACGCCGCCAGCCTCGGAGGAAGTCGTTAATGATGACGAGGCCGGGATCACCTACGACGCGAACTGGCAGGACTCCAGCGACCGGTTGCCGTACTACGGGGACTATCTGAGAGACGTCCACTGGACCAAGGTCAAGGACGCGAGAGTTGACTACAAGTTCACAGGAACGGGGATCGACTTCATCTCCGAGCAGTCCACTCACGGAGGCCCGGTCCGGTTCTTCGTAGACGGCAAAGCGGGTATCCCCGCAACGGCCGACTCCTCGAAAGAGCGCAACGGCGCCCCGGTGCTGGTAGAGCACAAGGGCAACCACAACTTGTGGAGCATGCGTGGACTGTCGTACGGGCAGCACACTCTGACGGTGTATAACGGCGACGACACGGAGGCGTATGTGGATGCCTTCCGAGTCATCACCGAGGAGCTTCGCGACCCGCCGCAGCAGTTTCGGGCGGTATGCAAGCCGGTGAAGACGCCGACGGCGATCCGGGTGGTTATCGGCGGCGGGACGGGTAGCAGCCCGTCGGCTTCGGTGGAGCCGAGTGAGTCGCCGGACACCTCTGCCAGTCCTTCGGTCAGTCCGACGGACGAGAACCCGGGCGAAGAGTCGCAGTCGCCTTCCCCGTCGCCCTCGGCCACGCCTTCGCCTTCTCCGTCGGCCAGTCCGTCGCCGGCTGCCGTGCAGACGCAGCACTACATCGTGACGGCGGTGGTGACGCAGGGCAGCCCGTCGCCGACGGCGACGAGAACGGTGACGCTGACCGCGACGCCGAGCGTGGCACAGGTCGCGATCACGCCGCAGGGCGGCGCGCAGACCGGTGAGGCTCCGGAGCGCGTGTCGTTCTCGGGCATGCTGCTGATCGGCTCGGGCGGCGCGCTGCTGCTTATCGGCATGCTCAGCGGTGTGGCGATGCTCCGGCGCAGGGCGGCGCACTCGGGTGAGCGGGGCTGAGGAGGATGACGATGAACGACGGCATTCCTGACGGCGGCGCTCCCGAGCACGGCAGCGCTCCCCAGCAGGGTGGCGTTCCCGAGCAGGCCGGCAATCCCGCGCAGGGCGCTGCCTCGCAGGGTGGCGTTCCTGCGCAGGCGGACGCTCCCTCGCAGGGTGGCGTGCCCGTGCAGAGCGGCGTTCCCGCGGAGGCCGACGCCAAGAAGGCGCGCAAGCCACTGCCCCAGCCGGTGCTCGCGACGCTGCTCGTGGCCGGGTCGTTCGGCGGCATCGCGGCGGTGATGGCCGGGATGCTCGTCGTGCTGAGCCCCTCGGACCCGCAGGAGAGCGGGCCGGTTCCGGCCACGGTGACCGTCCGGGACGCGGGCAACGCGGCCTTCCTGCCGCCGACCGTGGGCCCGGGCGGGCCGGGCGTGCCGCTCACGGCGGCCGACCCGACCGCGCCGCCGCCGGCTCCCGCGCTGCAGCCGATCGCCCCGCTGACCCTCACGAGCGCGGCCTCGTCGTCCTCGAAGCCGCTGTCGTCCTCGTCGTCCGGTGCGAAGAAGACGACGAGCAAGGCCGCCGCCGGCCGCCCGCTCAAGATCAGCATTCCCGCGATCGGCGTGAAGGCCGCGGTGGGCTCGGTCGGCGTGGACAAGTCCGGCGTCATCCAGGCGCCCCCGCTGAGCAAGCCCGGCCTGACCGGCTGGTACCGCTACGGACCGGCCCCCGGCGACCAGGGGCCGGCGGTCATCCTCGGACACGTGAACACCCGCAAGGGCGCCGCCGTCTTCAGCCGCCTGCGCGAGCTCAAGCGCGGCAACAAGATCGCCGTTCTCCGCGCGGACGGCAAGATGGCGATCTTCACGGTGGACGGGATCGAGCAGGTCAGCAAGTCGACCTTCCCGACCAAGCGGGTCTACAGCAACACGATCACGTCGTCGCTGCGGCTGATCACCTGTGGCGGGGTCTACAACGCCAAGCAGCACCACTACACCGACAACATCATCGTCTACGCGACGCTGACGCAGACCAAGTGATCACGGAGGTGATCAGCCCAGGCTGATCACCTCTTCGCCCTCCCGCTCCTCACGCTCGGGCGGATCGTGGGGCCTTCGCCGTACGACCGGCCGGGCCGCGCGCTGGACCAGCAGCGTGCCCGCCACCGCCGCCACCGCGACGGCCACCAGCGCGTACGGCTGACGCCACGGCGAGGAGTCGCCGCCGGCCGCGGCCACCTGCGTCGGCGGGATGGCCCGGACCACCTGAGGGGCGGGAGCCTGCTGGGAGGCACCGGCCGGCTGCGCGGACGCTGCGGGCATCGCCGTCGGCGGGCGGTTGGGAACGACGTTCGTCGCCTTCCAGGGGAACCCGGGCGGCTTCACCGGACCCCAATAATCCTTGATCACGATGCCGACGGGCACCGGGAACGGCGGCGGAGCCGTCTTCAGCCCGCCCGGCACCGTGAGCGTCCCGATCTCGTACGTCGCGAATATGCCCTGCACACCCTCCACCCGCCATCGTCCGGCAGGCACGGTGATGGACGTGGCGTAGTGCGCGGGTTCCGGCAGCGGCGTCCCGTCGAACGTCAGGGTCGTGCCGTCCTTTCCGGTCAGACGCAGGCCGATCGGTCCGATGTCGCCGGGGCCGTCGTATGGGTGGGTGCCGTGCTGAAGCACCCAGAAGCCCACCGTGTAGGAGACATCGGGCCGCACCGTGGCGGGAAGCGGGTCGAGCTCGGTCACGGCCCAGCCGCCTGCCCGCGCGTGCGCGGGCAGGGCCGGAACGAGGATCGCCGCCATGGCCGCGAGAGCCACGAGCAGTCTTCTCATGGTCAACACCTCCACCCTCCCTACTGTTGCGAGGCGATGAAGGTTCCCTGGGAATTTCCTGACATAGGCCGCCCGCCGGTTATGTCAATGGTCAACTCCTGGGAGACTGTTCGCTACGTGTACGTGACTGAGGTGGCAGGAGAGACGTCGTGCCCGACCCCAGTGCCCGGCGCAGGAGTGCCCAGCGTCGCATCGCGGCCCGTTCGGCGGCGGGAGCGGCGGTCGCGCTGGCCCTGATGACGTGGCCGGTGCTCGCCGAGACCAAAACCACGACGGTGCTGTATTCGTGCACTCCGGCCGGTGCCTCCGCCGCCGCGACCTACCCGGTGAACGTGACCCTGGTCGCGCCCGACGACCCGGTGGTGAGCAGCGCGGCGACCCTGACCTGGCAGATCGCTCCCGCGACGCCGTCTGAGGGCCAGAGCGCGATGGTGGCGCCGGCGACGGGCATCGCGGCGAACGACGTCATGATCGCCGAGGGCCTGGTGGAGGTGACCGGCGCTCCCGTCGTGAGCGAGCCCGCGGACGCGTCGCCCAGCCCCAGCCCGAGTGCCAGTCCCAGCGCCAGTCCGAGCGCCGGCCCCTCGGACTCCCCGACGCCGAGCCCGTCGCCCTCCCCTTCCGTCTCCCCATCCGTCTCTCCCTCGGCTTCTCCTTCGGCATCGCCGTCGCCTTCCCCTGACGGCGACGAGTCGGCGACGGACGCCTCCCCGAGCCCGTCACCCTCCGCCAGTGCGACTCCGCCCGGCGAGGAGGGCGGCTCGACCACGGATGACACGGAGAACGGCGCCGAAACGGAGAACGGCACGGGGGAGAGCCCTGCGGCCATCACGCTGAGCCCGTCCGCTTCTACGGTGCTCGCGTCGTCACTCTCGCCGTCGGCCACGCTGACGCCGATCCCCCAGCTGCTCGTCACGCTTACGCCGACGGCGACGGGCACGGTCGGAGTCGCGGCCGGGAACTTCACGCTGAAGCTGCGCGCCGCCGGGGACACCACAGGCGAGGGTGACGCGCTCTACACGTGCACGCTACCGGCGTCCGCGAGCAGGGCGTCGCTCGCGTTCGCCGTCGCCTCGTCCTCGTCC
This region includes:
- a CDS encoding class F sortase, with the translated sequence MNDGIPDGGAPEHGSAPQQGGVPEQAGNPAQGAASQGGVPAQADAPSQGGVPVQSGVPAEADAKKARKPLPQPVLATLLVAGSFGGIAAVMAGMLVVLSPSDPQESGPVPATVTVRDAGNAAFLPPTVGPGGPGVPLTAADPTAPPPAPALQPIAPLTLTSAASSSSKPLSSSSSGAKKTTSKAAAGRPLKISIPAIGVKAAVGSVGVDKSGVIQAPPLSKPGLTGWYRYGPAPGDQGPAVILGHVNTRKGAAVFSRLRELKRGNKIAVLRADGKMAIFTVDGIEQVSKSTFPTKRVYSNTITSSLRLITCGGVYNAKQHHYTDNIIVYATLTQTK
- a CDS encoding acyl-CoA dehydrogenase family protein, with translation MRRDLFDEEHDLFRETVREFMAREVVPHHAQWEKDGIVPRDVWKKAGELGMFGFSVPEEYGGSGITDFRYNAVIVEEIIRVGATGLGFGLHNDIMAPYMVDLTNDEQKQRWLPGFASGELITAIGMTEPGAGSDLQGIRTTAVREGDHYVVNGQKTFITNGINSDLVVVVTKTDPSAGARGTSLLVVERGMEGFTRGRNLEKVGMHAQDTAELFFENVRVPVTNLLGGEEGQGFFQLMNNLPQERLSIAVAAVAAAETVLEQTIEYCRNRTAFGRSIGKFQNTRFLLAELSTEVEIARHYVDKCIRALNAKELTAVDAAKAKWWTTELQNKVIDRCVQLHGGYGYMLEYPVAKAWLDSRVQTIYGGTTEIMKEIIGRSFGF
- a CDS encoding alpha/beta fold hydrolase, giving the protein MELAHDRRGSGPPLVLLHGIGHHRHGWLPVLDLLAERHDVIAVDLPGFGDSPPLPYGTPYNAETLGRAVREFWTGLGLSRPHVAGNSLGGYIALDLASSADVRTAVALSPIGFWSRSEHMYARAVLRLLRLATRAGELPALAAGTAEGRALAMSLLVAHPERLSREAVVAAAEAMRECAGFEETLESMAWVAPPAPPQVPVTIAWGDRDRLLPRRQAVRAARWAGQRALLLRGCGHLPMSDDPELVARVIFEGCAREDSR